From Gimesia panareensis, the proteins below share one genomic window:
- the sixA gene encoding phosphohistidine phosphatase SixA, whose product MELLIIRHGKAEQAGVVPGGDSARPLTEHGSHQFRKVAKWIAKHDAGPELILHSPLVRTTQTAQILQDALGLNDDACYAQPWLGFGLRLDSLISFVRSTTCERIAIVAHMPDVARCTSDLIGGGSITFKPGNAACIQFDSLIGIGQGSLKWHLSAPLFH is encoded by the coding sequence ATGGAACTACTGATCATCAGGCACGGAAAAGCTGAGCAGGCAGGCGTTGTACCAGGAGGAGATTCAGCACGTCCCCTGACCGAACATGGCAGTCATCAGTTTCGCAAGGTCGCCAAATGGATTGCCAAACATGATGCGGGACCAGAACTGATTTTGCATAGTCCGTTGGTGAGGACGACTCAGACCGCTCAAATTCTTCAGGATGCGCTGGGACTGAACGATGATGCCTGTTACGCACAACCCTGGCTCGGATTCGGGCTCCGTCTGGATTCATTGATTTCATTTGTCAGATCGACCACCTGTGAACGAATCGCGATCGTGGCTCACATGCCCGATGTTGCACGTTGTACCTCCGATCTGATCGGCGGCGGTTCAATCACCTTTAAACCCGGAAACGCGGCCTGTATTCAATTCGACTCCCTGATTGGCATCGGTCAGGGCAGCCTGAAGTGGCATCTCAGTGCGCCGCTGTTCCATTAA
- a CDS encoding mercuric reductase — MFDPIQIAPDDDFNQELVRQVHPPDWTNPTPDGRYNLVVIGAGTAGLVTAAGAAGLGAKVALIERQLMGGDCLNTGCVPSKAIIRSARVFQSLLNSQDLGIEINPQTASINFSQVMQRMRKLRAQISQHDSARRFQDLGVDVFLGEGKFLDRQTIEVSQQKLTFKKAVITTGARAAVPEIPGIKETGYLTNESVFSLTELPARLAVIGGGPIGCELAQTFARLGSTVTLIHSHSQLLPREDPDAAQLIQRQLEADGVKLFLNAKTTHSTRIEREKQLTIASESQTIKLHVDEILVAAGRAPNVEGLNLERAGVEYDSHSGIFVNDYLQTTNSQIYGAGDICSRYQFTHNADFQARIVIGNALFLGRSKTSRLLIPWCTYTDPEIAHVGISEHEARSTGIAIHTFIQKLESVDRAILDGESNGFVKIHVKQGTDQILGATIVAAHAGDLISEITLAMQTGTGLKRIASVIHPYPTQADAIRKIGDQFNRTRLSPFLKSLLSKWLKWTR; from the coding sequence ATGTTCGATCCCATCCAGATTGCTCCCGATGATGACTTCAATCAGGAACTGGTCAGACAGGTTCATCCTCCCGACTGGACCAATCCCACTCCCGATGGTCGCTATAATCTGGTTGTCATCGGAGCCGGCACTGCAGGGCTCGTGACAGCAGCGGGTGCGGCAGGCCTGGGGGCTAAAGTTGCGTTAATCGAACGACAGCTGATGGGGGGGGATTGCCTGAATACAGGCTGCGTTCCCTCGAAAGCTATCATTCGCTCTGCCAGAGTATTCCAGTCCCTCTTAAATTCGCAGGACCTGGGAATCGAAATCAATCCGCAAACAGCCTCAATCAATTTCAGTCAGGTCATGCAGCGAATGCGTAAACTGAGGGCCCAAATCAGTCAGCACGATTCGGCCCGCCGATTTCAGGATCTGGGGGTTGACGTTTTTCTGGGGGAAGGGAAATTTCTCGATCGCCAGACAATCGAAGTCAGCCAGCAGAAACTGACATTCAAAAAAGCCGTCATCACAACCGGAGCACGTGCTGCCGTCCCCGAAATTCCTGGAATCAAGGAAACCGGTTATCTGACGAATGAAAGCGTCTTTTCACTGACAGAACTACCAGCCAGACTGGCTGTGATTGGTGGAGGTCCCATCGGCTGTGAACTGGCCCAGACCTTTGCCCGCCTGGGTTCCACAGTCACTCTCATTCACTCTCACTCTCAACTCCTGCCCCGGGAAGATCCGGACGCCGCTCAACTGATTCAACGTCAACTGGAAGCAGATGGTGTCAAACTGTTCTTGAATGCAAAGACAACTCATAGCACCCGAATTGAGCGGGAAAAACAGCTGACCATCGCATCAGAAAGCCAAACCATTAAGCTACATGTGGATGAAATCCTGGTCGCAGCTGGACGCGCCCCTAATGTTGAAGGTCTCAATCTGGAACGTGCCGGTGTCGAATACGATTCGCATTCCGGTATTTTCGTCAATGACTACCTGCAGACAACAAACTCACAGATCTATGGTGCTGGCGATATCTGCTCCCGCTACCAGTTCACCCACAACGCCGATTTTCAGGCGCGGATCGTCATCGGGAACGCGCTGTTTCTGGGGAGAAGCAAAACCAGCCGACTCCTGATTCCATGGTGCACTTATACTGATCCGGAGATTGCCCATGTCGGAATCTCCGAACACGAAGCCCGTTCGACAGGCATTGCCATTCATACTTTTATCCAGAAGCTGGAGAGCGTCGACAGAGCGATACTGGATGGCGAATCCAATGGATTTGTGAAGATTCATGTCAAACAGGGAACCGATCAGATTCTAGGAGCCACAATTGTAGCCGCGCATGCCGGTGACCTGATTTCCGAAATCACACTGGCAATGCAAACCGGCACGGGACTCAAAAGAATTGCCAGCGTCATTCATCCCTATCCGACCCAGGCAGATGCAATCCGAAAAATCGGTGACCAGTTTAATCGCACCCGCCTGAGCCCTTTTCTGAAATCGTTGTTGAGCAAATGGCTGAAGTGGACACGCTAA
- a CDS encoding FAD-binding oxidoreductase yields the protein MVDPANQTSHLSAPVLEELERGSGPFSSLIQQLTQIVGKKALLYDADELLVYECDGYIVDKSAPDIVVFPTSTEQVSSIVKICNQFNVPFLARGAGTSLSGGCLPIGGGVMIVLTRMKQILEINLRDRYAVVEPGMVNLHLTNALKGTGYHYAPDPSSQGSCTIGGNIATNSGGPHTLKYGVTTNHVLGLEAVLPDGSIINLGGPTAETPGYDLHGVYVGNEGTFGICTKAIVRLTRDPEAHRTMLAVFHTISDATRAISEIIAAGIIPSALEMMDQGIIQAIEEAFHFGFPLDAGAVLLIEVDGLDIALDEEVRQIVDICNSHNVREIQRADTPEERQLIWKSRKQAFGAIGRLSPSYCTQDGVVPRTRLPEILEFIEATSEKYGMRIVNVFHAGDGNVHPILLFDERDQDQIQQVLEASEEILSKCLELGGSVTGEHGIGVEKINFMSRIFNETDLSQMEKVRNIFNPRQICSRDKVLPPHQTDLQASVTQSHPGRRAPH from the coding sequence ATGGTTGACCCAGCCAACCAGACATCGCATCTCTCAGCTCCTGTATTAGAAGAGCTGGAACGAGGAAGCGGCCCCTTTTCATCCCTGATTCAACAGTTGACGCAAATCGTGGGAAAAAAAGCCCTGTTGTACGATGCGGATGAGCTACTCGTCTACGAATGCGATGGGTATATCGTAGATAAATCGGCTCCTGATATTGTGGTCTTTCCGACATCGACCGAACAGGTCTCTTCAATCGTCAAGATCTGCAATCAGTTCAACGTTCCTTTTCTAGCGCGCGGAGCGGGGACGAGCCTCTCGGGAGGATGCCTGCCGATTGGCGGAGGGGTCATGATTGTCCTGACGCGTATGAAACAGATCCTCGAGATCAATCTGCGGGATCGATATGCGGTCGTTGAACCGGGAATGGTCAATCTGCATCTGACGAATGCCCTGAAAGGCACCGGCTATCACTACGCTCCCGACCCTTCCAGCCAGGGATCCTGTACGATCGGTGGAAATATTGCCACCAATTCCGGCGGCCCGCATACTCTGAAATACGGAGTCACGACGAATCACGTTCTGGGACTGGAAGCAGTACTGCCAGATGGCTCGATCATCAACCTGGGTGGGCCGACTGCGGAGACACCGGGCTATGATCTGCATGGCGTCTATGTCGGAAATGAAGGCACCTTTGGGATCTGTACGAAAGCAATCGTGCGGCTGACTCGCGATCCGGAAGCACACCGCACTATGCTGGCAGTTTTTCATACAATCTCTGATGCGACCCGTGCGATTTCAGAAATCATTGCAGCCGGTATCATTCCCTCGGCTCTGGAGATGATGGACCAGGGAATTATCCAGGCGATTGAAGAAGCATTTCACTTTGGATTTCCACTGGATGCAGGCGCAGTCCTGTTGATTGAAGTTGATGGGCTGGATATCGCGCTGGACGAAGAAGTGCGTCAGATCGTCGATATCTGCAACTCCCACAATGTCCGGGAAATTCAGAGAGCTGATACTCCCGAAGAACGACAACTGATCTGGAAAAGCCGCAAGCAGGCATTTGGTGCTATTGGTCGACTCAGCCCCAGTTACTGTACGCAGGATGGAGTCGTGCCTCGAACCCGTCTGCCGGAAATTCTGGAATTCATTGAAGCAACCAGCGAGAAATACGGAATGAGGATTGTAAACGTCTTCCATGCCGGCGATGGAAACGTACATCCAATTCTCCTGTTTGACGAACGCGATCAGGACCAGATACAGCAGGTGCTGGAAGCCAGCGAAGAAATTCTGTCCAAGTGTCTTGAGCTCGGGGGCAGCGTCACGGGAGAACACGGGATCGGTGTCGAGAAAATCAATTTCATGAGCCGGATATTTAATGAAACCGATCTTTCCCAGATGGAGAAAGTACGAAATATTTTTAATCCCCGCCAGATCTGCAGTCGAGATAAAGTTCTGCCACCACACCAGACAGACTTGCAAGCATCAGTCACGCAATCTCATCCCGGCCGACGCGCGCCACATTGA
- a CDS encoding HAD family hydrolase, translating to MSQKSPIQAVAFDLDGIMFNTEHVFFLSGDALLQRRGKKMTPDILRGMMGRRAHEGFEHLSSFLDQPEDPLALWEESQEIFRSLLDQHLKPMKGLFELLDYLEELEIPKGVATSSPRPYLDSLLSRFDIIHRFPVSLTAEDVTHGKPHPEIYLTAAEKMGVTPDKMLVLEDSETGTRSGVAAGTYVVSIPHEFSNYGDFSSANFIADSLIDDHILSLLAEGRR from the coding sequence ATGTCTCAAAAGTCCCCCATCCAGGCAGTGGCCTTTGACCTGGATGGTATCATGTTTAATACCGAACACGTGTTTTTCCTTTCCGGTGATGCCCTGTTGCAACGACGTGGCAAAAAAATGACTCCTGATATTCTGAGAGGAATGATGGGCCGCCGTGCGCATGAGGGGTTCGAACACCTCTCCAGTTTCCTGGATCAACCGGAAGATCCCCTGGCTCTCTGGGAAGAAAGTCAGGAAATTTTCCGTTCCTTGCTCGATCAGCATCTAAAGCCCATGAAAGGTCTGTTTGAGCTGCTGGACTATCTGGAAGAGTTGGAGATCCCCAAGGGAGTCGCCACCTCTTCCCCCCGGCCTTATCTCGATTCCTTACTCTCCCGATTTGATATCATTCACCGCTTTCCTGTCAGTCTGACTGCGGAGGATGTCACCCACGGCAAACCGCACCCGGAGATCTATTTGACAGCCGCAGAAAAAATGGGAGTCACTCCTGATAAGATGCTGGTCCTGGAAGACAGTGAAACCGGCACCCGCTCTGGAGTTGCTGCAGGCACATACGTAGTTTCCATTCCCCACGAATTCAGTAATTATGGTGATTTCAGTTCTGCAAATTTTATCGCAGACAGTCTGATTGATGACCACATCCTGTCGCTGCTGGCAGAAGGCCGTAGATAA
- a CDS encoding (Fe-S)-binding protein, which translates to MKPGSAFSQTTSTGKNPAEVPGSEIPYEKFLDCIHCGLCTASCPTYLETGNENDSPRGRIYLMRAVVDQRVELSESVRGHLDLCLDCRSCESACPSGVQYGRLIEPFRVDMQHQDAKQGRGAQNDWFHRWILYRLFPYPRRIRLSLLPARVMQFLKLDKLINALGIPHLLPQKLKRMNDLLPRLKPVEPDLPEVLPAQGTQRARVALFTGCVSEAMYSHVNRATARVLQANGCEVIVPPSQVCCGAIHYHSGSDQEALKFALQNLAAFDHADLDAIIVNVAGCGAMLKDYGHIAEEIEGTTPEQTERLKQFAGKFKDVSEFLFELGPIAPEGEIPLRATYHDACHLVHAQKVQNQPRKLLELIPGLTLVPLEESTICCGAAGSYNLTQPEMADQLGKRKLKNILDTGADVVISGNVGCTLQIDSQLRQAKKPLRVAHPMELLDLSYRKQKPIL; encoded by the coding sequence ATGAAACCCGGAAGTGCCTTTTCTCAAACTACCTCTACAGGAAAAAATCCTGCAGAAGTCCCCGGATCCGAGATCCCATATGAAAAGTTTCTGGACTGCATCCATTGTGGTCTGTGTACGGCTTCCTGTCCGACTTATCTGGAAACAGGCAATGAAAACGACAGCCCGCGCGGGCGAATTTATCTGATGCGTGCGGTCGTCGATCAACGCGTCGAACTTTCGGAATCAGTTCGCGGACATCTGGATCTGTGTCTGGATTGCCGCAGCTGTGAATCGGCATGTCCTTCCGGTGTCCAGTATGGCAGGCTGATTGAGCCCTTTCGCGTCGACATGCAGCACCAGGACGCCAAACAGGGCAGGGGAGCGCAAAACGACTGGTTTCATCGCTGGATCCTCTATCGACTCTTCCCTTATCCCAGGCGAATCCGCCTGTCACTGCTGCCAGCCCGGGTAATGCAGTTTTTGAAGCTGGATAAGCTGATCAACGCCCTGGGGATTCCGCATCTTCTGCCTCAGAAGCTGAAAAGGATGAATGACCTGTTACCGCGACTGAAACCTGTTGAACCTGACTTACCGGAAGTCCTGCCGGCTCAGGGTACACAACGGGCACGCGTCGCCCTGTTTACCGGTTGTGTTTCCGAAGCGATGTACAGTCACGTCAATCGAGCGACCGCACGCGTCCTGCAAGCTAATGGTTGTGAAGTAATTGTCCCCCCCAGTCAGGTCTGTTGCGGCGCCATTCATTATCACAGTGGCTCCGATCAAGAAGCTCTGAAATTTGCGCTCCAGAATCTGGCTGCATTCGATCATGCTGATCTGGATGCCATCATTGTCAACGTCGCTGGCTGCGGTGCCATGTTGAAAGATTATGGCCACATCGCCGAAGAGATCGAGGGAACGACGCCTGAGCAGACTGAGCGTCTGAAACAGTTCGCAGGTAAGTTCAAAGATGTCTCCGAATTCCTGTTTGAACTGGGACCGATTGCACCGGAAGGTGAAATTCCCCTCCGCGCAACTTATCACGATGCCTGCCACCTGGTGCATGCACAGAAAGTCCAGAACCAGCCCCGCAAACTGCTGGAACTGATCCCGGGGCTGACATTAGTTCCGTTAGAAGAATCGACTATCTGCTGTGGCGCGGCAGGCAGCTACAACCTGACTCAGCCCGAGATGGCCGATCAACTGGGCAAACGCAAGCTGAAGAACATTCTGGACACGGGGGCAGATGTGGTCATCAGTGGAAATGTCGGCTGCACACTGCAGATTGATTCTCAGTTGCGCCAGGCGAAAAAGCCTCTGAGAGTCGCGCATCCCATGGAACTGCTGGATCTCAGCTATCGGAAACAGAAACCGATATTGTAA
- a CDS encoding DUF3604 domain-containing protein — MTTEYQTYFGDLHNHNHVGYAQGSLDRSFEIARNHLDFYAFTPHSYWPDIVEYDGKISHKWKNGFHIARSRWPEVVELAKAFDRPGEFVTILGYERHGTQEGDYHILYPDLKGDYELIEDLAELQEFARNRGCLLIPHHPANRLGHRGFDASKLAPEVSPVLEIHSEWGCAEHDRAPFPYKRHTEGGRWTRHTLQYYLNQGHRLGVIASTDDHLGHPGGYREGLAAIKATELSREALFDAIRNRRTYAVTGDRIELDFFLNDQIMGQELSFSPERRIKVHVRGWDEIDRVEVLKNGRVIHRDFPVDNIPDDQSWSQPIVLRFEYGWGPWPALGWGGTADWNFAIHVDGGEIQQFQPCFTPGPFDEFRRDQILDVSTNRLIVQSFTALKQQVDDWSQKAIVLRIQGNPDTKVSVKCTQPSECQLTQTLGDLAVSNEMLFTRPFPWESAMLHRVVFQNQWETEFEFTDKGDENQDDWYYVRVIQSNGEMAWSSPIWVNQK; from the coding sequence ATGACCACAGAATACCAGACGTACTTTGGAGACCTGCATAATCACAACCACGTGGGCTATGCTCAGGGTTCACTCGACCGTTCCTTTGAAATTGCTCGGAACCATCTCGACTTTTATGCTTTCACTCCCCATTCCTACTGGCCGGACATCGTCGAATATGATGGAAAGATCTCGCACAAATGGAAAAATGGCTTTCATATCGCCCGCTCGCGCTGGCCAGAGGTGGTCGAGCTCGCAAAAGCATTCGACAGGCCCGGGGAATTCGTTACGATTCTGGGTTATGAGCGACATGGTACCCAGGAAGGGGATTACCACATTTTGTATCCGGACCTTAAAGGGGATTACGAACTAATCGAAGATCTGGCTGAGCTCCAGGAATTCGCCCGCAACAGAGGTTGCCTGTTAATCCCTCATCATCCCGCTAATCGCCTGGGTCACCGCGGCTTTGACGCTTCCAAACTGGCACCAGAGGTTTCCCCTGTCCTCGAAATACATTCCGAATGGGGTTGTGCAGAACATGACAGGGCTCCGTTTCCCTACAAACGGCATACCGAGGGTGGCCGCTGGACCAGACACACGCTGCAGTATTACCTGAACCAGGGACACCGACTGGGGGTCATTGCCAGCACCGACGATCACCTGGGGCATCCGGGGGGGTACCGCGAGGGACTGGCGGCCATCAAAGCAACTGAATTGTCACGCGAGGCGCTGTTCGATGCGATTCGCAACCGTCGCACCTACGCGGTGACAGGAGATCGCATTGAGCTCGATTTTTTCCTGAATGACCAGATCATGGGGCAGGAATTATCGTTCAGTCCGGAACGACGTATCAAGGTTCATGTACGGGGCTGGGATGAAATCGACCGTGTGGAAGTGCTCAAAAACGGTCGTGTGATCCATCGTGACTTCCCGGTCGATAACATTCCCGACGACCAGTCGTGGAGCCAGCCAATCGTACTCCGCTTCGAATACGGCTGGGGCCCCTGGCCGGCCCTCGGATGGGGAGGTACGGCAGACTGGAACTTTGCCATTCATGTTGACGGCGGCGAGATCCAGCAGTTTCAACCCTGTTTCACACCGGGCCCCTTTGATGAGTTCAGGCGGGATCAAATCCTTGATGTCTCTACAAACCGGCTGATTGTCCAGTCATTCACGGCACTCAAACAACAGGTGGATGACTGGTCGCAAAAAGCGATCGTACTCCGCATCCAGGGAAATCCTGATACCAAAGTCAGCGTCAAATGCACCCAGCCCAGTGAATGCCAGCTGACTCAGACATTGGGCGACCTCGCCGTCAGTAACGAGATGCTGTTTACCCGTCCATTTCCCTGGGAATCAGCCATGTTACATCGGGTCGTTTTCCAAAATCAGTGGGAAACCGAATTTGAATTCACAGACAAGGGTGACGAAAACCAGGATGACTGGTACTATGTACGCGTCATTCAGTCCAATGGGGAAATGGCCTGGTCCAGCCCGATCTGGGTCAATCAGAAATAA
- a CDS encoding FAD-binding oxidoreductase, which translates to MTLTHSGTPEDFVPASQPELSRFLSENATSAHQQIFPVGGRTSLSVCCPDSHSGTLVCMSQLHRVVDYPVRDMTITVEAGMRLDQLNEIVSAEGQRLPIDVPQSNRATIGGVIATNTSGPRRFSYGTIRDYVIGISAVDGAGNLFKSGGRVVKNVAGYDLGKMLVGSLGTLAVISQVSLNLRPKPECMQLVWFEFSSCESVDQALEAIVTSGTRPTAVEYCNSKAARQIVAESRIELPMENHVVCICYEGPEKVVKWQAQQIIEEWRSFSPLSVQIIEGTHAARLYHAFVEYQTSSDDPVTLKAMLLPSQMMSFIETATRLNIAIQAHAADGIVYGHLPDSASSLEDVNQILEQLTTGIDSRTGYLTIYQCESDWSESLPLFCSPPAGWELMRQLKQALDPQQLLNSPRFAKLVKH; encoded by the coding sequence ATGACACTCACACATTCCGGCACCCCGGAAGATTTTGTTCCGGCTTCTCAGCCCGAATTAAGTCGCTTTCTGAGTGAAAACGCGACTTCTGCTCATCAGCAGATTTTTCCGGTAGGAGGGCGCACTTCGCTGTCCGTCTGCTGTCCTGACAGCCACTCCGGGACTCTGGTTTGTATGTCTCAACTGCACCGCGTGGTAGATTATCCTGTCCGTGACATGACAATCACCGTGGAAGCGGGAATGAGGCTGGATCAATTGAATGAAATTGTTTCAGCAGAAGGCCAGCGTCTCCCGATTGACGTCCCCCAATCCAACCGGGCAACTATCGGAGGGGTCATTGCAACCAACACTTCAGGACCAAGACGGTTTTCCTATGGAACCATCCGCGATTACGTGATTGGCATCTCTGCAGTCGACGGTGCAGGGAATCTCTTCAAATCGGGAGGACGTGTGGTCAAAAATGTGGCCGGCTATGATCTGGGAAAAATGCTGGTCGGTTCACTGGGGACCCTGGCTGTCATCAGTCAGGTTTCACTGAATCTCCGGCCAAAACCAGAATGCATGCAGTTGGTCTGGTTTGAATTCAGTTCATGCGAATCAGTTGATCAGGCACTGGAAGCGATTGTCACTTCTGGCACCCGCCCGACTGCAGTGGAATATTGCAACAGCAAAGCCGCCCGACAGATTGTGGCTGAATCACGTATTGAACTCCCTATGGAAAACCATGTCGTCTGCATCTGCTATGAAGGTCCGGAAAAGGTCGTGAAGTGGCAGGCACAGCAGATCATTGAGGAATGGCGGTCATTTTCCCCGCTCAGTGTCCAGATAATCGAGGGCACTCATGCCGCCCGATTATATCACGCTTTCGTAGAATATCAGACATCCTCTGATGATCCCGTCACCCTCAAAGCCATGCTGCTTCCTTCACAAATGATGTCATTTATTGAAACCGCGACCCGCTTGAATATCGCTATTCAGGCGCATGCAGCAGATGGAATTGTCTACGGGCATTTACCAGACTCTGCGAGTTCACTGGAAGATGTCAATCAGATTCTGGAACAACTCACTACCGGAATTGATTCCCGGACCGGCTATCTGACAATCTATCAGTGCGAATCGGACTGGTCTGAATCGCTACCGCTGTTCTGTTCTCCTCCCGCCGGCTGGGAACTCATGCGGCAGCTCAAACAGGCCTTGGACCCCCAGCAGCTTTTGAATTCACCACGATTTGCAAAACTCGTTAAACACTGA
- the rho gene encoding transcription termination factor Rho — protein MSDFPADSIDDEQSSNQTDNDRSGDKSGGNRRRRRRRRKSDSPSPQGRQGQGGNNRGRSGGNRGNRSRSGNNRSQQRRSRSTSSSSAASENITGTIEGVLELHPKDYGFIRDPKVNYKAQDSDAFVSSSLIEKHNLRAGILIKGEVGPGTRGQGPRLKSIESIDGRTIEEYMEIKSFDELTPINPFEQIKLETGPMPITMRVMDLLTPIGKGQRALVVAPPRTGKTMLLQDIAEAVSKNHPEIRLMVLLIDERPEEVTEMQRSIKGEVISSSMDRDVESHVRTSQLIFERGKRLAEAGEDAFILLDSITRTARAFNKWVGNTGRTMSGGLDVKAMDIPKKMFGTARRFDEGGSLTVLGTALIDTGSRMDEVIFQEFKGTGNMEMVLSRELSDRRIFPAIDITLSGTRREEKILAPEVLEGVTMLRRSLISLNPVEAMEQLSSTLKKFPTNKEFLEKIRAIL, from the coding sequence ATGTCGGATTTCCCTGCTGATTCCATAGACGACGAACAAAGCTCCAACCAGACAGATAATGACCGCTCCGGAGATAAATCCGGAGGGAATCGCCGCCGTCGGAGACGACGAAGAAAATCAGACAGCCCCAGCCCCCAGGGACGACAGGGGCAGGGTGGCAACAACCGTGGCCGCTCCGGAGGAAACCGGGGTAACCGTTCCCGCTCCGGTAATAACAGGTCGCAACAGCGGCGCAGTCGCTCCACTTCATCTTCATCGGCTGCCAGTGAGAACATCACCGGCACCATTGAAGGAGTTCTGGAACTGCATCCCAAGGATTATGGTTTCATCCGAGATCCCAAGGTCAACTACAAGGCACAGGATTCTGACGCTTTCGTTTCCAGTTCATTGATCGAGAAACACAATCTGCGAGCAGGAATCCTCATCAAAGGCGAAGTCGGTCCCGGCACCAGAGGTCAGGGGCCCCGCCTGAAAAGTATTGAATCGATTGATGGTCGTACCATCGAAGAATACATGGAAATCAAATCCTTCGATGAACTGACCCCCATTAACCCCTTCGAGCAGATCAAACTGGAAACGGGTCCGATGCCAATTACGATGCGGGTGATGGATCTTCTGACTCCCATCGGCAAAGGTCAGCGCGCACTGGTTGTCGCACCTCCACGAACCGGTAAAACCATGCTGCTGCAGGATATCGCTGAGGCAGTCAGTAAGAATCATCCGGAAATCCGGCTCATGGTCCTGCTCATCGACGAACGGCCTGAAGAAGTCACTGAAATGCAACGCTCGATCAAAGGCGAAGTCATTTCCTCTTCCATGGACCGGGATGTCGAGAGCCACGTCCGCACCAGCCAGCTCATCTTCGAGCGTGGCAAGCGTCTGGCGGAAGCTGGCGAAGATGCATTTATTCTGCTGGACAGTATTACCCGGACGGCACGTGCTTTCAACAAATGGGTTGGGAACACCGGTCGCACCATGAGTGGTGGTCTGGATGTCAAAGCGATGGACATTCCCAAGAAAATGTTCGGTACCGCCCGCCGCTTCGACGAAGGTGGTTCACTGACCGTTCTGGGTACCGCCCTGATCGATACCGGAAGCCGGATGGATGAAGTCATTTTCCAGGAATTCAAGGGAACCGGTAACATGGAAATGGTCCTCAGCCGGGAACTTTCCGACCGCCGTATTTTCCCCGCGATTGACATCACCCTTTCCGGGACGCGTCGTGAAGAAAAGATTCTTGCACCGGAAGTGCTCGAAGGTGTGACCATGCTTCGCAGAAGCCTGATCTCATTAAACCCTGTGGAAGCCATGGAGCAGTTGAGCAGTACGCTCAAGAAGTTCCCCACGAACAAGGAGTTTCTGGAAAAGATCCGGGCGATCCTCTAA
- a CDS encoding TVP38/TMEM64 family protein, translated as MNAADPESHQSGFHSSEASGQPVESPQRPHGYLRLVVFVTLAVVIGLGYYFSRDRLTLEYFATQESLWKQFASQHPVLIYLIAYLIYAGITGLSLPGAVPLTLTYGWFFGFWQGLILVSFASTTGATLAFLTSRYLFRASIESRYGEKFQQINQQFEKEGAFYLFFMRLVVAFPFFLINVVMGLTTIRTWTYWWVSQIGMLPGTAVFVYAGTSFPTLQKLSEQGATGILTPQLIVAFVLLGTFPLLINKIATYFHKRT; from the coding sequence GTGAACGCTGCTGATCCCGAGTCACACCAATCCGGGTTTCACAGTTCGGAAGCTTCCGGGCAACCAGTTGAGTCCCCTCAACGTCCGCATGGTTATCTTCGACTGGTCGTGTTTGTGACGCTGGCTGTGGTCATCGGACTGGGATACTATTTTTCCCGGGATCGACTGACACTGGAATATTTCGCCACGCAGGAAAGCCTCTGGAAACAATTTGCCAGCCAGCATCCGGTTCTGATCTATCTGATCGCCTATCTGATCTATGCGGGGATCACGGGGCTTTCCTTACCGGGAGCAGTTCCGCTGACACTCACCTATGGCTGGTTTTTCGGATTCTGGCAAGGATTGATCCTGGTCAGTTTTGCTTCAACGACAGGGGCTACACTGGCTTTCTTAACAAGTCGCTACCTGTTCCGGGCCTCTATCGAATCCCGTTACGGAGAAAAGTTCCAGCAGATCAATCAGCAGTTCGAAAAAGAGGGCGCATTCTACCTCTTTTTCATGCGGCTCGTAGTGGCGTTCCCTTTTTTTCTGATCAATGTCGTGATGGGACTGACTACAATTCGGACCTGGACCTACTGGTGGGTCAGCCAGATCGGCATGCTTCCTGGGACGGCTGTCTTTGTTTACGCTGGAACCAGTTTTCCGACTCTGCAGAAGCTGTCAGAACAAGGGGCAACAGGCATCCTGACGCCTCAACTCATCGTCGCTTTTGTTTTACTGGGAACCTTTCCACTCCTGATCAATAAAATTGCCACTTATTTTCATAAGCGTACTTGA